Within the Barnesiella intestinihominis YIT 11860 genome, the region TCCCGTTGTTCTGCCGGCATGATGTCGCCGGTGAGGGCTTGTTGCGAAGCATCACGGGAGAGAATGATTCCGGCAGAAAAATAGGCCGTTTTGACAAATCCCGAACAGTCGGCACTTTTGACCGAAGTGCCGCCCCAGAGGTAAGTCGTTCCCATCATTCCTTCGGCGGTCTGTATGATTTTATTCATGTTTACAGGGGTCGATGCCCACTCGGAGAGTTCGCGACATTCGTCGTGTTTCAAGAATCCGGTTCTTCCATCGGGGAAAGACACAGGTATGAACTTTTTTCCCGCCTTTCCTGCGGCTTGCAGAATACAGCCCGATACGATGTCGGACACGGTCTCGGCATTTTTATCTGCGGAGGCATATACATAGCCTTGCAGTCCGGTATAGACATATCGGGTGGCATTTTTCCATTCGGTCCACTCGGCAGTAGTTTTTACGGAGATCGAATTTGCGATTATCCAACTGATGTAATTATCGGGAGTTTGCACTCTGTACCAACCCTTTTGCTCTTCCAAGATGAGCAGGGGCGTACCGAGAATAGCCTGAGAGACCATCTCGGCCGAATGCCTCGGCTCGCTTCTCAAATGTGCACAGCAGACTGTGACAATACCTCTTGTCTTTTCGCCAAGACGACGGTCGGGCAGTAGCTTTATCGCATTTATATAGGAGATACCGGCCGTGTCGAGCGTTCGGAGCAATGTTTCGACGGCTTGCCGGTTGTCGCACTTTCCTTTCAGAATATGGATAGAATCGTTCAATAGCTCGCTCGATACCGTATAAACGGCTGTGCGGGAATCGGGTGCATATTGCCGTCCGATTTGTTCTATCCAAGTTTGCATATCATTGGACTGGGCATTTGCCATAATCGGGATAATCAACAGAAAACAAAGTATGATCTTTACAGTCGATGTGTTCATGGGGGTGTTCGAATAGTAAACAATTATAGCGAACGGTAAGAGCCGTGTAAACGGAAATCGCATTTCCGACTTGGCTATGCCGAACCGCTTCTTATCTTCGTAGCTACAAATATATTGAAAAGCCTCGATAGATCGAACTTTACAACCCGATAAATTTCATCTGTTTTTTACAATCCGGTTATCGGTGTAAAGCAATCTCGGGTAGTGTCCAAAAATGTGCTTGGGGAAAATGTTCGTTCAAATAGGTTTTCAAATATTCCTCGGTGTCTTTGTCTATCCGCTCGTCTGTTTTCGGAAAGGTATTGTAGACCATTCCGTAAAGGGGAATATTCCTATTTACCAGCGCTTCGATAGAGAGCAGCGTGTGGTTGATGCTGCCCAAACGTCCGGACGTTACCAAGATAACCGGCAGCTTTTGGTCGGCGATGTAATCGACCGTCAGGTATCGGCGAGTAATAGGAACCATCAAACCTCCGGCTCCTTCGAGCAGAACCACGTCGTACCTGCTTTGGAGTATCCGGGTAGACTCTGTTATTTTTTCTATGGGAATAATGCGGTCGTCTATCTCGGCTGCCAAATGCGGAGAAGCGGGGTAGGAATAGACAATGGGGAATGTGATTCGCTCCTTATCCTCCGGGGTGAACGGTATTCCCATAATTTCCCGATGCAGGTCTATGTCTTCGGAGTGGCCTACATTCCCGGTCTGTATCATTTTTTGAGTGATCGTTTTAATCCCTTTGCTGTTCCATTCACGCGCCAGCCACCCCGTGGCGTAACTTTTCCCGATGTTGGTATCTATACCGGTGATAAAAAAAGTTCCTTTCATATCTGTGTTTTTTTATGTGCGACGATGTAGACGGGTCGATAGGTGAGCGTGATCTCTTTTTTCCCGTCGAAAGTCTTTCTATATCGCTTTATAAAGTCGAATCCTTTTTGCCGGGAGTGTCCCGAAATACCTGTCACGCCGGTGTTTTTGAGATGCCGGAGTAACTCGACGGGAGTGTCGAAACGAAGGGTGTATTCCTCTTGTTCGAAAAGTTCGACCCGAAAGTGTTTTTCGAACAATCGTTTTAACTCGGCATACTCCCAATAGGGCATTTCTGCGGTCATTAAAGATTGTATTTCGGGCAGATTGCCGGCTGCGAATGTGCTGACAGCGATCGTGCCCGTATCGGACAAATTGCCGGATATGCGCTTCAAGAATCCTTCCAAATCGGTGAACCATTGAATCGTCGAAGCGGAGGTAATTAAATGGTATGTTTCGTCGAACTCGATTTTTTCGGCATCGCCTTCCTTGAAACTCAACTGTTTGAACGGCAATGCGGTTATGTAGTCTTTCATTTCGGGCGACAGGTCGTTTATCGTGAACCGGGCATCGGGGAACCTGTCGATGAGGCAGCGGGTCAGTTTTCCTGTCCCGCAACCGATTTCCAGTATATTGTCGATGCATTTGTTCAAACGGCTCGGAATCTTGTCGTTCAGCTGTCGGGCTATCCGGCTTTGGATAAGGCCTTCCCGTTCATAGGTGGAGGCTGCATTTCCGAAGCTGTTTTTAATGGTCGCTTTGTCGAGCCTATTTTCCAACACAACCGGGCGGAAATGGAAAAAATGGGGTTCGTCCAGCTCTTGAACGACCGTTGTCCCTTCCCATGCGTTCACTTGGTTTCTTGCGGGAAATATGAGGTCTCTTGTCCCGATTATCGCTTTGTCCCAACGGAAACGGGGACGAGGGTGCAGGGTTATGTTCTCGCCTATGGCACGCAATTCGTCGTACAAGCTGTTCATGTCTCTTTCGGGGAAAGCCTCCTTAAAATCGTCGAGGTGTTCGCAACACATGCGCCGGTAGAATTTTTTCAAGCTCGCTTCGTTCAAATGTTCGAGAGTCGCCCGGAATATTTCGGGGGGGATGCCTTTCTCGATGTCGATTCCGCATTCGGTTCCGTTGATGGCCGTGGCGTGTCTTATGGGGAGTCCTTTATCGGGTAAGACCGTTGCCGCCGCCCAAACGCCAAACGACCACGCATAGACTTCGATGTTTTTATAGTCGAGGAATGGGGTGGTGTCGAAGTTCAGGTCGGTGTAGTCGTAGCAGACACAACAGTCGCAGCCTATGTGACTCAGATAGGCAAACGGATGCGTATCCATTCCCCAACCGGCGAAGAGGAGGATTAAGTCGTCGGTGTGTCTGCGAGAAATGAAAGTTTGTATCATAGGCCCGATGAAATCTTGGTTAACGTGTGAATGAGCTGGTCTATCTCCGTGTCGGTATGTCCGGCGCTCAGCGAAATCCTTAACCGGGAGGTTCCTTGTGGTACGGTGGGCGGGCGAACCGGCAACAGATAAAAGCCTTCGTGCTGTAATTTTAAGGCGGTTTGTACGGTGCGTTCCGTTTCGCCCAATACGAAAGGGACGATGTGGCTGCTGCTGCTGACAATCGCTCCGTTCAACGGATTGAGCGCTTGTCTTACTTTGTGGCCGATTGCCTCCAAATGTTCCCGGTGCGATTGCATATCGACGATTTTATCGATGATGAACAGCGTCCATTCGAGATTGACAGGTGGCAATGCGGTCGTAAAAATCAGCGTCCGCATTTTGTTGACCAAATATCGTTTCATTTCATCGGAGCAGATAACGAATGCTCCTACCGAGGCGGCCGCTTTTCCGAACGTGCCGACCAAGAAATCTATCTCTTTAATAACGTCTTGTTCTTCGGCGCAGCCCAATCCGCATTGACCTCTCACGCCGAAAGCATGGGCTTCGTCGACATACAGGTAAATATTGGGGTAGTGTTTCTTCAACGCCACCAAGCGGGGCAAGTCGCATTCGTCACCGTCCATGCTGAATATGCTTTCGGTCACGATGAATATCGCTTCGTATTGCGAGGCCGACTCGGAAACCAACCGTTCCAATTGTTCGTAATCGTTATGTCGGTAGCGTATGCAGCGGGCTTTGGAGAGTCCTATCCCGTCGACTATGCTCGCATGGACGAGTTTATCGGCCAAAATCAAAGAGCGGTTGTCGGTCACTGCCGGCAGGATGCCGCTGTTGGCATGGTAACCGCTGTTGAATACGAGAGAGGCTTCGGCTTTGTACAGTTCGGCGAGTCTTTTTTCCAATCGAGCGTACACGGGGAAATTGCCGGTCAACAACCGAGAAGATGTCGAGGAAAAACGAACATTACGGGAATTCAGGTTTTGCAAAAATTCCTTTTTCAGGTTCGTGTCATCGGCCAGTCCCAGATAATCGTTCGAGGAGAAATTCAACATGGTGTTCCCGTCACGGACGATGGACAGGCCTTGTGCATCCACGGCCGGCAAGGATCGCAAATTTCCTTGTCGAGAGAGTTGTTCCAATTGGGAAGAATAGGTATTCATTATCGCAGGGTTTTTACTACCTCCAACAGAGCCGAGGTGAGTGTGGAAAGTTGGGAAGGGGTTATGATGAACGGCGGCATGATGTATACCAATTTCCCGAACGGCCTTACCCAAATGCCCCGCTCGACAAATTGTTTCTGTATGGAAGCCATATCGACTGGTTTTTTCATTTCGATGACTCCGATAGCACCCAGTATTCTTACGTCGGAAACTTGGGGCAGTGTCGCCGCCGGACTCAGCTCCCGTTTTAACTGGGCTTCGATGGCGGCGACTTTCTCTTTCCAGCCGGAAGAGAGGAGGAGAGAGACGGACGCACAGGCCACGGCACAGGCCAAAGGGTTACCCATGAAGGTGGGCCCGTGCATGAATACTCCCGGATTCCCGCTGGAAATCGTGTGGGCGACTTCGTGTGTCGTCAAAGTGGCCGCCATAGTCATGTATCCTCCGGTCAGGGCTTTGCCTATGCACATGATGTCGGGGGTGACTCCCGCATGTTCCCAAGCGAACAGTTTCCCGGTGCGGCCGAATCCGGTGGCGATTTCGTCGAAAATGAGCAGCAGGTTGTATCGTTCGCATAGCTGCTTGGCTTCCCGAAGGTATTGCGGGTGATAGAACCACATGCCGCCGGCTCCTTGCACGATGGGTTCGAGGATAAGTGCCGCCAATTCTTCGTGATGGGCTTCTATGGCTTCCCGAAGAGGAGCGATACAGGCGGGATCCCATTCGTCGTCGAATCGGCAGGAGGGAGACGGAACAAAATAGCGGGTGGGGAGCGCATCCCCGAAAATGGAGTGCATACCGGTTACCGGGTCGCACACCGACATGGCATTCCATGTGTCGCCATGATACCCCGACCGTATGGTGATGAGGTTACATTTAGAGACCTTTCCGCGGGCGTGCCAATATTGTATAGCCATTTTCATGGCGACTTCGACCGATACGGAACCCGAATCGCAATAAAATATGTGTTGTATGGACGGGGGAACGATTTGCAAAAGCAGTTTCCCGAGGTCGATCGCCGGTTGGTGGGTGAGCCCACCGAACATGACGTGCGACATTTTTTTCAGTTGCTCTTCCGCCGCCTTGTTGAGCGTGGGGTTGTTGTATCCGTGTACGGCTGCCCACCATGACGACATGCCGTCAATGAGCTTTTGTCCGTTTTCCAATTCTATGTATACCCCTTCCGCCCTCTTGACGGGATAGCAGGGCAGGGGGGCAATGGTCGAGGTGTAGGGATGCCATAGATGTTCGGCATCAAAATTATCCATAAGCAAGCGTTTTTAGAATATGAAAAATCCGGTATAAAGCGAAACGGCCGCTGTTATCCCGGAATATATAGTTAGTAAATGTCTGTTTATTGTCGCACGAATGACCGGTGGAGCAGCTTGTCACCGGAGTATCTACGGTACTCGCCAAAATTTTGGGGAGAAAAAAACTTCCCGCCGTGTGTTCTTCTTCGGACGGTTTATCCGAACGTTCCATATTTCCCACGACAGTATCGGTGGAAGTTGTGGAAAGTCCTTTTTTCAAAGACTTGTCGGCTATTTCCTTACGGACACTTCCTATGTTTACACATTTGCCTATACTGCAAAAGGTAGCATAGTTGTGGCGATTCCATCGGCGGAACCATACCCTGTGAACCGATAAGGAGGTAGAAGTTTCCATATCGCAAAAGTACGAAAAAAATTAGAAACGACTTCTCTTTTTTTCTTATTGAAATCGTGCGGATAAAAAAACGGCTGACGGTGTAAGATAGTAGTTCGAGCTATAAATGTTAAATACTGCCCGATTTACCGAAAAAAGTGCGGTGTGTCGTTCGTGGTGTACATTACTTTTTTATATTTGTAACCACGAATATAGGATGCGGCTCGGTATAGCCAAGTCGGAAATGGGATTTCCTCTTGTCTTTGCTCTCGCCTTTCGCTATATTTGTAAACACGAATATAGGATTCGGTTCGGCATAGTCAAATCGGAAATATAATTCCCTCTTGTCTCTGCACTCACCTTTCACTATATTTGTTCACAAAGTGATATGTTTGAAAAGAACAACAGTCAAATCGGCTGATAGTATAATTTATCCAACAAATAAAATCATAGAAAATATGGACCTAACATTGAATTTGAACTCACGTTTGCAACCCATGCACAGACATGATTTGGAAGATGCACTTCAAGAAATTCTTGAAAAGGGAAAATTGGGAGAAGTAACGGGTGGAGGAACACTACAAAGACAAACCGGAGAAATTGTATCCTGTGATATAGAGATTCACCTAAATGATGATAAACAAGATAGTGTAAACCGTTTGGTGGAGCTTATGAATATAATAGGAATCCCCAAAGGCTCAGCTTTATTATGCACAGTACCTGAAATTAAGATAGAAGTAGGGACTTTGGAGGGATTGGCTTTTTATGTCAATGGAACGGATTTACCAGATGAAATTTATGAGAGTTGCGATATCAATCACGTCATTGAGCAGATGGAATCAGCAATGAATGGCATAGGTCGTTTTTATAGTTATTGGGAAGGTAATGAATGGACAGCCTTGTATTTTTACGGGGTTTCATTTGTTGAAATGAAACAAAAAATAGAACCGTTCATTGCTTCTTATCCTTTATGTCAAAAAAGTCGAATAGAACAGATTGCGTAGTTGGATAACAGGCGCCTATTCTAATGGTGGCAAACTGTACCCCGTTAGCAATCTCGAAATGACAGAAATACAATGAATAGAATTTAACACTATACATCTCATTTTTATTGTTGTGCGGTATGGTTCCCGCACAATAAATAGTAAAGGAGCGATTTGCAGACTATAATGGATAACTCGACGGTTCTTATTGTGTGGAATCGACACGGGACTGCAAGCCTTATATGTTGCTAAATCGTTGCCTCTACTTCTTAAATAATTAGATAAAAGTTTATTTTTCAATTAGTTAAGCTGATTTTATGAAAATCTAAAATAAATTTGTTTCTCTACATCGCTTCTGCTATCTTTGTAAATACGAAGATAGGATGCGGTTCGGCATAGCCAAGTCGGGAATGTGATTTCCGTTTGTCTCTGCGCTCACCTTTCGCTATCTTTGTAAATTATACGTCTATGATTCATATAACATAGATAAATGGAAATCATCGGAATTTAATGAGATATGAGAACTGGTATAGTTTATATGGTGGCAACGGTTTTGTGTATTTTCGTAACCTCTTGTTTTACAGGAGTCGAGAGTACAAAGAAAATAACTATGCCCGATACAGGCGAAATTGCGGCACAGAGTCCCGAAGATCGTTTTATAGAGTCTTATTTCGTTCAACAAGGGTGCGATACGTGGCGCATAGGAAAGCCATTTTATTATACCGATGAAAAACTTTCGTTCGTTTTCAGACCGGAAAAGCCTACATTCCCGGATAGTATCTCTTTGAAGGGAAAAATTTTTACGTATGCCGGAAGTATAGAAGAAAGTCCTTTCGGCGGGGACGACAAAGTTGTTTTGTTATTCGATTGCGAAGGTCATAAGTTTCGCTATGAAACAGGGAAGACCCGGGAGGAGATCGGTCGGTTGAAATATACGCCATTGATACCTCCGTTCATCGATATCGATGATTTAAATATGGCTCGCTCCCTTTTGAAAGACAGAGTTCTGTATATAAAAACGCCTATGTGGTACAATGAAAAATCGGAAGCGATAGAGGGGCGAAAGTTGATACCTGTCCGAGTTGTGGATATTCGTCCGGGAAATAACGTGTTGCCGGTCGAAGTTTGGTTCGAGGACGATAAAGGAAATCAAGCGGGAGTTTTCATGTCATTGCTTTCTTCGTCCCGCTCCCAATATATCACGTTCGACCGCTTGTTTTCTTTCGAGAATCCGCGTTTGCAATATAAGGAAATACAGGACGATGCTTGGGAGCAAATTACGTTGGGAAAAGTAAAAACGGGTATGACGAAGGCCGAATGTAAACTTTCGTTGGGCAATCCGAACGAGGTGAAGAAGATTCCCACATACAGCGGATTGAGAGAGCAGTGGATATACAACTCGGGAGCGTATCTGTTTTTTGTCGATGATTTGTTGGCCGATTATAGGTTATGATATGATTAAGATAGAGGAGAATTATTTTATAAAGGACAGGCATACATTCCGCATACCCGTTTATACCAAGTGGTTTGTAGAGTATGAAACGGTCGAGGAGCTGGTGACGTTGTTGCAGTCCGATTTATTGCGGGAACATACTTTTTTCCCGATAGGAGGGGGAAGCAATTTGCTTTTTGTAAAAGAAATGTACAATGGCGTATTGTTGCATTCTGCCATACAGGGCATGGCTGTGTCGGAGGAGACCGATACCGAGGTGCTTGTGGAAATAGGAGCAGGTGTCGTGTGGGACGACTTCGTCGCTTGGACGGTCTCTAACGGTTGGGGGGGAGCCGAGAATTTGTCGTATATACCGGGCGAAGTGGGAGCGAGCGCTATTCAAAATATAGGAGCTTACGGCGTGGAGGTGAAAGATATTATCCATGAAGTAAAAGCGGTAGATGTCGAGACTTGCGAATCCCGTACCTTTCGAAATGCAGAGTGTAGGTATGGTTACAGAAGCAGTGTTTTCAAGCACGATTGGAAGGGTAGATATATCGTTACATCGGTAGTGTACAGATTGCAAAAATCGCCCGAGCTGCATTTGGATTATGGAAATCTGCGGGCTTCATTGCCCGGCGATGACATTTCTATCGCAGATGTCCGTAAAGTTGTCATAGAAATCAGGCGGTCGAAATTGCCGGAACCCGATGAATATGGCAGTGCCGGTAGTTTTTTCATGAATCCTGTAATTTCTACGGAACAATATGAGAAGCTGAAATCGTCTTATCCCGATATGCCTCATTACGTCGTAGACGATATGCATGTTAAGGTCCCTGCCGGTTGGCTTATCGATCGTTGCGGCTGGAAAGGAAAAAGTTTCGGCGGTGCGGCGGTTTATGAGAAGCAGTGCTTGGTATTGATAAATAAAAACAATGCAAAGCCCAACGATGTGGTTGCTCTCGCGGAAATGATTCGTAAATCGGTATCGGACACTTATGGTATCGTTATCAATCCTGAGGTTAATTATATTGAATGAGTATGATGCAGGTTACTTTCTTAGGGACAGGAACTTCAACCGGAATACCGCAAATCGGTTGTACGTGTTCGGTATGTACTTCTACCGATCCGAGGGACAGTCGGTTGAGAACCTCGGCCATAGTTGAGATAGAGGGTAAGAACATATTGATTGATTGTGGCCCCGATTTTCGTCAGCAAATGTTGCGATTCCATATTAAACGAATCGATGCGGTATTGGTTACTCATATACATTATGACCATACCGGAGGGATAGACGATTTGCGTCCTTTCGGGGAAAACGGTACTGTTCCTATTTATTTGGAGCCTTCGGTCGCCGAGGGAATACGAAACAGGTTGCCTTATTGTTTTGCCGATCATCGCTATCCGGGAGTTCCCAATATTTGTTTGCAGGAGATAGGTTTGTCACCGTTTTTAATAGCTGGAATAGAAATTGTTCCCATAAGGGTGATGCATTATAAATTGCCTATCTTGGGGTATCGTATAGGACGGTTTGCTTATATAACGGATGCTCTTACTATTCCTGAATCGGAATATGAGAAGTTAAAAGATATAGATGTATTGGTCGTAAATGCTTTGCGGAAAAAGCCCCATCTTTCGCATCAAACGTTAGCCGATGCGTCGCGAATCATCGATAGAGTGGGGCCGCGGGAAGCCTACTTGGTTCACATGAGTCATCATATGGGATTGACTTCGGAGGTAGAAAAAGAATTGCCTGCCCATGTGCATTTCGCATACGATGGTTTGGTTATCGACAGCTTGTGATTATTTTGAACCATCTTCTTTATAGCTTGTTTTAGCTATAAGAATAAAAAACAATTTGATTATGGCAAAAACAATTCAAACTGCTATCGAAGCCGGTTCTCGTATGGCTCCCGCGAAATTCTATATAAAGATTACGCCGGACGGCCCTTATTTGCTTTATGGTAATCCTCCTATGGATCAAGAGATTATAGTTCCTAATGACGAAGGTTCTTCTTGGACCTATCGTAAGGGTAACCATTTTAGTACGACAGAGGAGCCTACGGCTTTATGCCGATGCGGAGCATCCAAGAACAAGCCTTATTGCGATGGTTCCCATCATCACACGGACTGGGACCCGAAAGAGACGGCCTCTCATAAGCCTTTATTGGAAGATGCCGAAGAATATATAGGGCCAACTATGGTGCTCGCTGATAATGAAGAATATTGCGCTTTCGCTCGTTTTTGCGATGCCTACGGTAGAATTTGGAATTTGGTACAAACGGCCGAATCCCAAGAAGAACGTGATTTAGTCATTCATGAAGCCGAGCATTGTCCGGCCGGCCGTTTGGTCGTTTGGGATAAAGAAACAGGCGAGATTTTTGAACCTCCATTTGATCCGGCGATAGGATTGATCGAAGACCCTGTGATTAAAGTCAGTGGCCCCATTTGGGTAAAGGGAGGAATTCGTATAGAAAGTTCGGACGGAAGCAGTTATGAGATAAGAAACAGGGTTACCTTGTGTCGGTGCGGACAATCGCAAAACAAGCCTTTTTGCGACGGGACACATGTGTCGGCTAAATGGCATGACAAATTACCGATGGAGCAGGAAGCAGAAGTAGAATAAGACGATATATGATTTTAGGAGATTTGAGTGACACGAAGCGGGTAGAGGCTTTGCATCCTTTGCTGGGGAAACTTTTCAGTTATATTAAAGAGCATGATTTTCTTTCCGATTCGATTGGGCGTATCGAATTGGACGGTGATCGAGTTTTCATCAACAACGATTATCCGATATTACGTTCTCAATCGGAACAGGTTATAGAGGTACATCGACGTTACCTCGATGTGCATGTCCCTCTTGATGCTCCTGAAATAGTGGGGTGGAAGCCTCTGTGCGATTTGAAGGAGGTGCAGCAAGCGTATTCCGAGGAGAAAGATTGTGCCTTTTATTCCGATAGGCCGTCGACTTATTTCACCGTATATCCCGGTCAGTTCCTAATTGTATTTCCAGAGGACGGCCATGCTCCTATTATCGGGGAGGGTAGACTGCGCAAAATTTGTGCTAAAATAAAGTTGTGATCGGGTATCGATTGAGAATCGATAAATATTTTTATTCGTATTATTTACAAAGGCAAATATATATACGACAATACCCTAAATTTTGTTACCACGAGATTTCGAGTATTGTTTGTCGTATATGGTTACTTTTATAAATTATCCTTTATTACTTTGCAAGGATTTCCGACGGCTATGCAATTGGCGGGTGTAGATTTGGTGACGACACTTCCCGCTCCGATTGTCGTACCGTCTCCTATGGTTACGCCGGGTAAGATTATACTACCACCTCCAATCCAAACGTTTTTCCCGATGTTCACCGGTTTGGTGAGAGATTTCCAAAAACTGCTGTTTTCGCCCAAACGTTCCTGAGGTGCGGTGTGATGGAAGACTGTATAGATATGTACACCCGGACCTATTCCCGAATAATCGCCGATAGTGATGGTATTACAATCCAAAAATACGCAGTTCATATTTATTTCCACATTTCGCCCGATATGTATATTCTCACCGTAGTCCACGAAGAAGGGAGCTGAAATCCAAACATTTTCTCCTCTTGATCCAATTAAATCGTCTAATAATGAGGATAGTTTTTCTATATCGTCAGATGGGGTATCGTTATATTCTTTTTGTAATTGCTTTGCTTTATGCCATCTGTTGATTAATTCCGTGTCACCGCAATCATAGGGCTCTCCGGCAAGCATTTTCTCTTTTTCTGTTTTCATAATCTTAAATTATTCTCATGGTCTAACAAATATACGAAAAACGGATTGAAATTTTAATATCTCAATCCGTTTTTATGATTCACATCAAGAAGTTTCTAATCTTGTTTTTTTGCTTTCATGCTCGATATGGTTAAAAAGGCAATGAGCAGCAAATACATAATCAATCCGACAGTTTGCAGAGTCGCTTCACTCAAATCGTGGGTATACTCGAATCCTGCAAATTTCATTCCCGCACTGACGACTCCCATGAGCGCACCGCCGGCAATGAATCCCGAAGCCAATAATGTGCCCTTATCCAAACGGGCTTTGTTCAGAGCGGTATCTTTTGAACGGCTGCCTACATACCAACTGATAAGCCCTCCGATGACCAAAGGTGTATTTAGTTCCAACGGAATGAACATACCCAAAGCGAACGCCAAAGCCGGGACATTCAGCCATGTCAGCAGAACGGCA harbors:
- the murB gene encoding UDP-N-acetylmuramate dehydrogenase; this encodes MIKIEENYFIKDRHTFRIPVYTKWFVEYETVEELVTLLQSDLLREHTFFPIGGGSNLLFVKEMYNGVLLHSAIQGMAVSEETDTEVLVEIGAGVVWDDFVAWTVSNGWGGAENLSYIPGEVGASAIQNIGAYGVEVKDIIHEVKAVDVETCESRTFRNAECRYGYRSSVFKHDWKGRYIVTSVVYRLQKSPELHLDYGNLRASLPGDDISIADVRKVVIEIRRSKLPEPDEYGSAGSFFMNPVISTEQYEKLKSSYPDMPHYVVDDMHVKVPAGWLIDRCGWKGKSFGGAAVYEKQCLVLINKNNAKPNDVVALAEMIRKSVSDTYGIVINPEVNYIE
- a CDS encoding YhcH/YjgK/YiaL family protein; amino-acid sequence: MILGDLSDTKRVEALHPLLGKLFSYIKEHDFLSDSIGRIELDGDRVFINNDYPILRSQSEQVIEVHRRYLDVHVPLDAPEIVGWKPLCDLKEVQQAYSEEKDCAFYSDRPSTYFTVYPGQFLIVFPEDGHAPIIGEGRLRKICAKIKL
- a CDS encoding sugar O-acetyltransferase codes for the protein MKTEKEKMLAGEPYDCGDTELINRWHKAKQLQKEYNDTPSDDIEKLSSLLDDLIGSRGENVWISAPFFVDYGENIHIGRNVEINMNCVFLDCNTITIGDYSGIGPGVHIYTVFHHTAPQERLGENSSFWKSLTKPVNIGKNVWIGGGSIILPGVTIGDGTTIGAGSVVTKSTPANCIAVGNPCKVIKDNL
- a CDS encoding 8-amino-7-oxononanoate synthase yields the protein MNTYSSQLEQLSRQGNLRSLPAVDAQGLSIVRDGNTMLNFSSNDYLGLADDTNLKKEFLQNLNSRNVRFSSTSSRLLTGNFPVYARLEKRLAELYKAEASLVFNSGYHANSGILPAVTDNRSLILADKLVHASIVDGIGLSKARCIRYRHNDYEQLERLVSESASQYEAIFIVTESIFSMDGDECDLPRLVALKKHYPNIYLYVDEAHAFGVRGQCGLGCAEEQDVIKEIDFLVGTFGKAAASVGAFVICSDEMKRYLVNKMRTLIFTTALPPVNLEWTLFIIDKIVDMQSHREHLEAIGHKVRQALNPLNGAIVSSSSHIVPFVLGETERTVQTALKLQHEGFYLLPVRPPTVPQGTSRLRISLSAGHTDTEIDQLIHTLTKISSGL
- the bioC gene encoding malonyl-ACP O-methyltransferase BioC → MIQTFISRRHTDDLILLFAGWGMDTHPFAYLSHIGCDCCVCYDYTDLNFDTTPFLDYKNIEVYAWSFGVWAAATVLPDKGLPIRHATAINGTECGIDIEKGIPPEIFRATLEHLNEASLKKFYRRMCCEHLDDFKEAFPERDMNSLYDELRAIGENITLHPRPRFRWDKAIIGTRDLIFPARNQVNAWEGTTVVQELDEPHFFHFRPVVLENRLDKATIKNSFGNAASTYEREGLIQSRIARQLNDKIPSRLNKCIDNILEIGCGTGKLTRCLIDRFPDARFTINDLSPEMKDYITALPFKQLSFKEGDAEKIEFDETYHLITSASTIQWFTDLEGFLKRISGNLSDTGTIAVSTFAAGNLPEIQSLMTAEMPYWEYAELKRLFEKHFRVELFEQEEYTLRFDTPVELLRHLKNTGVTGISGHSRQKGFDFIKRYRKTFDGKKEITLTYRPVYIVAHKKTQI
- the bioD gene encoding dethiobiotin synthase, which translates into the protein MKGTFFITGIDTNIGKSYATGWLAREWNSKGIKTITQKMIQTGNVGHSEDIDLHREIMGIPFTPEDKERITFPIVYSYPASPHLAAEIDDRIIPIEKITESTRILQSRYDVVLLEGAGGLMVPITRRYLTVDYIADQKLPVILVTSGRLGSINHTLLSIEALVNRNIPLYGMVYNTFPKTDERIDKDTEEYLKTYLNEHFPQAHFWTLPEIALHR
- a CDS encoding CDGSH iron-sulfur domain-containing protein, producing the protein MAKTIQTAIEAGSRMAPAKFYIKITPDGPYLLYGNPPMDQEIIVPNDEGSSWTYRKGNHFSTTEEPTALCRCGASKNKPYCDGSHHHTDWDPKETASHKPLLEDAEEYIGPTMVLADNEEYCAFARFCDAYGRIWNLVQTAESQEERDLVIHEAEHCPAGRLVVWDKETGEIFEPPFDPAIGLIEDPVIKVSGPIWVKGGIRIESSDGSSYEIRNRVTLCRCGQSQNKPFCDGTHVSAKWHDKLPMEQEAEVE
- a CDS encoding C40 family peptidase, whose product is MNTSTVKIILCFLLIIPIMANAQSNDMQTWIEQIGRQYAPDSRTAVYTVSSELLNDSIHILKGKCDNRQAVETLLRTLDTAGISYINAIKLLPDRRLGEKTRGIVTVCCAHLRSEPRHSAEMVSQAILGTPLLILEEQKGWYRVQTPDNYISWIIANSISVKTTAEWTEWKNATRYVYTGLQGYVYASADKNAETVSDIVSGCILQAAGKAGKKFIPVSFPDGRTGFLKHDECRELSEWASTPVNMNKIIQTAEGMMGTTYLWGGTSVKSADCSGFVKTAYFSAGIILSRDASQQALTGDIMPAEQRDECQTGDLLFFGNAPGKVSHVALYLNDGKYIHSSGQVKINSIDSADTDYYAIPLLGISRIVNKIGTPGITTVKRHPWYFEQK
- a CDS encoding MBL fold metallo-hydrolase, whose amino-acid sequence is MQVTFLGTGTSTGIPQIGCTCSVCTSTDPRDSRLRTSAIVEIEGKNILIDCGPDFRQQMLRFHIKRIDAVLVTHIHYDHTGGIDDLRPFGENGTVPIYLEPSVAEGIRNRLPYCFADHRYPGVPNICLQEIGLSPFLIAGIEIVPIRVMHYKLPILGYRIGRFAYITDALTIPESEYEKLKDIDVLVVNALRKKPHLSHQTLADASRIIDRVGPREAYLVHMSHHMGLTSEVEKELPAHVHFAYDGLVIDSL